GGGACTTGCCATTGAAACGCTATTTATCCTACCGTTTGCACTAGGGTATTATATCTATTTATTTACAACGAGCCAAGCGTCTTTCTTACACATCAATATCCAAACAGATGTACTAATGATTGTCAGTGGGATTGTGACAGCAGTGCCGCTAATTTTATTTGCAAAAGGTGCTCAAAATATTCCACTTTATTTATTGGGCTTTATACAATATGTGGCACCAACTATTGTCTTAATTTTAGGTGTCGTTTTGTATAAAGAACCGTTTAGTCCAGTAGAGCTGCTGGCATTCAGTATTATTTGGGTAGCCTTATTATTGTTTTCTGGTTCGAAAATTTTAGAAATAAGAAAAGCACATCATAAATCTGCGTAACATAAGGTAAAAGTGTTAGAGTGACAGCGGTCATTCTAACACTTTTTTCAATGTCCCGTTCTTCGTTTATTACCTCGAATTGATTTGTGCTTTAATCGTCAAATAGGTTTCCTCAATTTTTCGCTTATAGGGAAGGTCAATTAAATCAATCGAGTCAATATAAGCTTTTTTGGCAATTTCATAGGCAGTCGTCAAATCACCATGTTGTACATAGCAAAGTGCTTTATAAGAAAAACATTCATTCATACTAAGCAAATCATAAGGGTGCGAGATGAAAATAGGAATTTCTGTAAAGTGGTTAAATGCCTCAAGTGATTCCGCATAACGACCAAGTAAATACAATGATTTTCCCTTTTCAGCGTAATAAAAGTTTTGATCCAATTTTGTGGAGCCGGTAAGTGCATGAAAATGTTCGATTTCAACTAATGCTTGCTTATAATCATGTGTATAATTGTTATAATAATGGGCTTTTAAGACGTAGATAAAGGCGTCGACATCAGCTTGTTCAACAAACATGCGATATTGCTCCAACTTCATAATCATTTTATCCGCCTGTTTGAAGTCACCATCTATCATCGCACAATAGGCGCCAATACGGTATAAATCATCAATATGATAAAACAATTGATTTTGATGTGCATGTTCTATCGTTTCTTTGATTAGTTGTTTACCAGCTTCATGTTCTCCAATGGCTAGCTGAAAAATGCAAATATAATAAGCCAATTTTGCAGTATCTCGGGAATCTAACTGATAGTTTTCTTGTGCCACTTCTTCTTTTACTTGTACTATACAGCTATAAGCCTCATTGTATCGACGATTTTCTGACAAAATGGCAAGTTGTAGGATATAGGTTTTTAACCAATGGCTTAATAAATTAATCTCTTTAAATATTTGCCGGGCTTGCTGTAGCGGTGCCTCCCATGTCAATAAACCTGCCTCATATTGGGCATCAGCATAAATATACAGTAAACGCCCAGCTTCATAGCTAAGAGGGAGATCCTCTATATAAGGTTGAATAATATCAACAATTTGCTGATGGTTATTTGCATCTCCTCGTTTTACTTCAGCAAACATAATTTCTACTTGCTCCAGCAACTGACGTATATCTGAGGATGCTACTTGT
This DNA window, taken from Lysinibacillus sp. FSL M8-0337, encodes the following:
- a CDS encoding helix-turn-helix transcriptional regulator; the protein is MDSLGTRIRKLRKERKLTLEALAADRLTKGMLSQIENDKAKPSMESLDYIAERLGVKASELLEQVASSDIRQLLEQVEIMFAEVKRGDANNHQQIVDIIQPYIEDLPLSYEAGRLLYIYADAQYEAGLLTWEAPLQQARQIFKEINLLSHWLKTYILQLAILSENRRYNEAYSCIVQVKEEVAQENYQLDSRDTAKLAYYICIFQLAIGEHEAGKQLIKETIEHAHQNQLFYHIDDLYRIGAYCAMIDGDFKQADKMIMKLEQYRMFVEQADVDAFIYVLKAHYYNNYTHDYKQALVEIEHFHALTGSTKLDQNFYYAEKGKSLYLLGRYAESLEAFNHFTEIPIFISHPYDLLSMNECFSYKALCYVQHGDLTTAYEIAKKAYIDSIDLIDLPYKRKIEETYLTIKAQINSR